The nucleotide sequence GCCCACTGGATTTTGCTGGAACTTATCCGCAACCGTTGCCCCCGAAGTGCACTCGTCATCCTCCAACAGTGGTGCGAGCATCTCAAGATGATCCTGCGCTCTGGCAAGAGCAAGGAGTGGAGCTGCGAGGAGTGCGGCGTTGACGAACTGGTACTCGACGCGTGCGCCAACATCCTCACCGCCGATCCGTCCTACGCAGAGGCGGTGGGGACGACGCTAGGAGACCTCGAGGACGTGGCCGGCAGCGATGGCCTTCAGTCTCAGAATTTCCTCTACGCTGCACGGCAACTGCGCCACCGCTTTTTCCTTCCGTGCACACGGCTAGAAAAAGACTACACAAGTGACATCATGCTCATCACGAAGCTACTGCTCCCGCATGCGGCACCGCACCGCTACGACACCGTTCAGTTTCGGTGCCCGCTACCTCAACGACCACTGCTTTTGCGGGGGGCCGATAAGGCGACGACACCACTGTTGGAggacaccgccgccacgcaggcTGAGCACCACGACGAGGTACAAGCTCCTCGGACCACACCAGCTCACCCGGCGCATACGTTCCCCGAGGAAACACTGTGGTCGTCTTCGGCGGCAATCCGCAACTCGAGCGCACCTGGCCGGCAAAGGTTTGACCCGGCCCGTCGCGGGCCGTATCCCTCTCGGTTTCGCAATGGGGCTGATGACGCCAATAAGGAGCTCCCAGCAGTGCCCACCGCTCTCCCAAGCCGACTGGCCATTGTGTCCGAGGCAGTGCAGCTTCCCACTCTGCTGGACTGCCTCGCTTCTGTACGCGAGGGAGTGGGAGAGGCAACTGCGGTGGAAGGTAAGGCCGCGACGAAGCTGCCCCCGGTGGATCACCTGGAGGAGTTCATCAGACAACTGCCATCCGTGTACGAGTACAACCCTGATATGGAGGAGGACGGGCAGGAGGCGTCCACCGACTGGGTGTTTCTTGCACTTCTGAGTTGCGAGGCCTTATCGTGATGCTGGCTCTAACTCATAGgcaaggggaggaggggtcTTCGCGATGGCATCGTTGATGCATCTtcgacggcgacgaagcGGGAGGGCGAGTGCAAGCATTGTGAGGGTCAGGGAAGACCTACGCGTGCTTGCAGTCTCTGCTTTCTCCTGCGTGTTTCCTTCGCCCtaaaaaaaacgaaaagaccAGAACATAATCTATCACACCAAAAGGAGGCAACACCGCGGGTGCAGCGCCAAGGAAGACGGGCAAAAAAGAGGACGCGGAATGCACACCCTCCTTTGACCGGCGCAGGCACAAGGCATCCCGCAAGAACCTTCGCTCTTTTTTCGTTGGAGCCTCACTGTCTGCGACTCGCTGACTgcggcacggctgcgccggtggtggggtgCGCTAGGGGAACCTACGCGTGCTTGTACAGCCTCTCGTATTTTGACACCGGAAAGCTCTCGAAACCATGGCAGTATCCGAAGGATACAGGCGTTTTTTTGCCCCACTACCTAACCAACTGCAATCGTCTGCGAGTGACTTGTGCGTCTTCTGCTCGTTTTCCAACCGCATCACGTCGGCACTTGAACTTCACCTTCTCGTCTCCTGTGTTTCTGGCTCGGCCGACCGCCTCTTCGCTCCTGCTTTTGGCCCTTGCCGATTCACTCGCGCTTGCGCAGCGTCTTTCTCACAGCAGGCTTGCCCGCTTTGGCAGAGGCCATCCGCTGTCGAAGCAGACGGTGACAGGCACCCGCCAAATCAGCGTTATCACGGCTGTCTTTTCTTGTGCAAGCGCCGCAccgcgacgctgccgtcgatCATTCAGGATGCTTCGTCAGCTGAGCATCCGGCAGGCGCCAAAGGTGGAGCTCATCTCCCCAACACCGTCCGCGCCGATTCAGAACTTCGACTTGCGACCGATAGCCGCGTCGCTCCTGTACCGGAAACTCCTGAAGCTGTACTTGCGCAAATTCGACACGGACACCAACACAATCATTCGCGCATGGAAGCAGACCAAGTACGAGTTCTGGGTACACCGTAACGTGTCCAAGGAGGAAGCCGATTTGCTAAATATAAAGGGCCAGCAAGTGCTGGAGGCGATTCGCGCCGGCCTCGTGCCGGTGTACCATAACTCAAAGACGAATCAGACCTACTACAAGTACGACGCCGACACGCTGAACGCTGTACACAACCATGTAGACCCCGTGACCGCCGAAGAATTCCTTCGCCGCTTCCACGACCGAATGGACTCAAGGGATGTGGAAGAGATCAAAGCCACGCTGAAGAAGCTCGGGCGCTGGACAGGGCCGGACGAACTCCGGAAGGAGGACCTCTTTCGCGTCAAAACCAAGCGCAAGGTCAAGTGCACCGACCCAGACGAGTGAGCCGATCACCTTGCCCGCAGAGAgatcgcgcgcgcgcgagagagtCCAGAAGCGTGGAACGGCGGGCTCTTTGTCTCACAGTTGTTGCTGCACCCTTGCCAAATGCCGGcccacctctggtggtggcaaggGTTAAGCGCGTACGACAGAAGGGAGTCCGgggcgatgcatcgctgccgaTGCCCGCGgccaggtcctggatggcaCGTCGCCGAAGAGACCTGCGTTCAGCGAACGCGCCTGCGCTATCCATGTGGCTGGGCAGGGCgtcggcgtgactcgagcgtacGCCTCACCCCCTGGTTCACACCGTTCGCTGGTGTGGGGGCctgcggggcgggggtgggcaGGTGGCGTTTGAGGCAGGGACCGTGCTCGGCTGCCTGCATCGGCAGCATAGCTGCAACGCGCGTGTCTCCGGCTTCTCCGCATCACGCGATgtggggcctgtggcagaaTGTACACGTTGCAGGAAAAATAAGATATCTCGAGCAGCGCTGTGTTGAGGCTTTCTCTTCAGGCTTTCGCGTGCTGTTCTCCTTATCTGTGAATGGTTgtgcgcagcgacgctccttttttttgtaggagggtgggaggggagtgggtgagctgctgcacttaagtggaaaaaaaaacgcataAAAACAAGCGACTACGGCGAAGATATCTACGAGGGCGCCCCGCTTGTGAGGGTTTCGCCTGCAGCGATGAGAGGATGCCGCGCTGTGCGTCATAATCCCTTGTAAAGACGCACACCTGTGAACAcagttgtgtgtgtgggtcgTCCGCATCGCTGCGCAAACTCCTCCCGCATGGATGAATCCGGTGTGGCCACCGTGTGGGTGCGCGGTCAGCAGCTTTCGCGCTGCTCCGTGTCCCGATTGGTAAATTGCTGACCGATACGACTTTGGCTTTTCCTTTTGCTTCGCTCTTCGTCATCGTCGATGCTTGAGTGACATGGAGGATGCACCACTGCACCTTCGTGTGCCGCATCTCTCGCCGTCTGTGCGTTTCACCCGCTCACGCTGGATGCGGCGCCCACTCAGTGTCGCTTTGGTGCCCCTCGggtcttctctcttctgtaGGGCTGTGCGGTGACggagtgcgctgctgcgtaaAATGGAGCGGCACAAGAACAGTTCTGTGTTCTTGACAGGTATTAACGTTAGCGATGGGCGAGGTCAGGACTTGTCTGAGGATGAGGATGAGGGCGTTGGTGTCCTTGTCCCGTTCCGTGTGCCCCCCATGCCGCGCCCCGTCGTTTCGCATCGCTATGTGTCTCTCAACCACCCCTCCGGCAGCCGCAGTAGCGTGTCCCGAACGCTGCTGCACTGGGAAAAGCAGATGCTTCTCTCACGCCTGCAGAAAAATCCGTGTGTCGACACAGAGGTCTTTCAAGAGCGTCTTTCACGGATGAAAATACGGAACGATCGTCATTACATTCGCCAGGTGTGCGACagggtggcggaggcgcgtcaggccgaggcgacggcgaggcagGCGGCCTTTTTTAGCGCAGAGGAACGGCGCGACTTTATCTTCTACAAGCACCACCATTTGGTGGAAATCAAGCGACGGGAGCAGACTCTGACGCGGGCGCGCAAGTGGTCTATCATCGTCGTGTGCCACGTCTTTCTTGCGGCTCTCATGCAGGAACGACGagtgcaggaggcgctggacaCTTTTAGTTTCTTGTTGGCCCCGATGATTCGGCGATTcctcgcgctgcgtgcgcggcgccgaGAGGCGGAAGAGCTGACGCGCCGTCATCTTCGAGACAttcccttcccctttccaCATGTTATACAGAGTATGACCGGCACGTTCTTCGAGggctggccgccggcgctgctagAGAAGTTGGTGGAGAAGTCGAAACCGTGCTACCTGCGCAGAGGAAGATACCTGATGCACGAGGGAGACGTGGGCCGCGTTATGTTCATGATCACCTTGGGCACCGTCTCAATCGTGCTCCGTAAAAAAGGCCGCGAAAAGCGCCGCACAAAGGAGAACTCCAGCGGCGTCCTACAGATCAAGGCACCTTGCTACGCGGGTGAGTTTGCGCTGGTCTGCAAGGAGCCGCGGTCGGCATCTATCATCTGCGAGACGGACATCGGCTACTGGGCCGTGTCTCCGGAGGAGTACGAGGAAGTGGCGAAATACCTCAGTCCGGCGGTTGCCAGCAAGCAACGTGAGGCCACAGatgtgcgccgtcgccagaACCTCAAGCGCTTTTTTCCGCTGCACGTGGCGTTTCTTCGCAACTTCCCGTACTTTGCACAATTCAGCGATAAGAGTCTGACGCAGCTGATTGACAGCGTCGAGCCGATTGTCCTGCACGACGGCGACTATCTCTTCCGCGAAGGCGAAATCGACTCCTCAACTTACTTTGTACAGGACGGCGAGGCTGTCTTGCGCGACCGCGACGGGGCTGATCGAAAAGTCTTGAAGGGCAGCTGCATTGGCGTCTTTGAGTGTTCCTGCGGCGTTAACGAGGCGAAGCGCAGCTCCATTGTGAGCGTGAACTACTGCGACATATGGCGCCTGAGCCGAGATGTGTTGATTGAGATAGGTATGAGCGagccagcggcgctgctgcactgccgcGATGCAGCCAAGAAGGATCGGGCGCTGGAGATGCACAAGGACAAGGTGGCGTTGCAGTGTTTCCGGAAGGACCCATACATGTCCTTCTGTTGCCCTCGCTCCACGCTCGCCCACCTTTTCGAGGCAAGCACCCCGACCGTCTTCCTCAACGGTGAGCGCCTCGCCCTCATGGGAAAGACCTTGAATGCCCTGTCCGTAGTCATGAGCGGTGTCCTTGACATCACCATGTCACGGAACGAGCAACACATAACCATGAGGGTGCACGTCACAGCTAGCTGCGTCAGCGATGCGGCTTTTCGAAACGCTAGCGCCCCGTTCCGCGGTCTGAGCCGCGTCATTGGTGCATATGAGTTCGCCTCGTCACTTTCTCAGTACGCGTGCACTGTGACGAGTGTTGGGCTGACAGAGGCCTTCGTAATTGAGCGGGCACAGCTAGACATGAAGGTCCCTGCCGCCCTCCGCGGCCTGATGCAcgacagcgcgcgcagcagggAGTGTGTCAGTCGCGCCTACAAACAAGAAAATGCGGGACTGCTCTACAACGACGAAGCCTTGAGCTTCTCACGGCTCTACAGAGAGCTGCGGACCCTCGAGGGTGAGACGCGCAAGTGAACATGTATATACCCTCCATCCACGACCCGCACAGTAGTTACATGTGCGCAAGCGCGATGGTCCTCCTCGCTAGCGATATCTGCTCGTCTTATTACGGTCAACCACcgcttttgttgttgcttcgCGTGAGTGCCAGTAAAGCGTTCTTTCACTTCTCTTCCTTTAgtgcgccctccccctcttttgGCTTGTCTCCGCGTTTCCCGATCTCCCTcattgccccccccccccccggcccCAACACACGTACGCATATTCATACCGACACCCCTGACGGCTTGCGGCGTAGAAGAAACCTCTATTAGGATACCATGAGATACCGCTCCTGTACTCTGCCACCTGATCTTGACGGTGAGTATGCCGCCAATACTGATtcaggcggtggcgcacatGTGAaacatatatgtgtgtgtggttgcgtccgtgtgcgtgctggtgtgtTTGAACTCTACATGTAGTCCCTTTCTTTGGCAACCTTCCCTTGTTTCTGCGtttccttcttcgcctttcATGTGCGTAGTTGTCGCCCTTTGTTTTCGCCTTTGCATTTTGAAACTCAGCTGCCCAAGCTTCCACCCTGATACACTCGCAAGAGCATCGCTACTTCTGTAGTGCAAAAGGATTCAGCGAAGACGGAAAGAGGCAGTAGCCCCTCCCCTGGGTCACGGCTCATGCCATTGCTCACCTCATGTGTTTTTGAGCGGATGAGGTTCATTCCTCGGCGCCCACTTCTTTCTCCGCCTCGACCATCATCCTTGCCAATGGAGGCAGACACTGTCAGTGTAACGGATGTCGACATCATGACTTAGTTGCGAACGCCCGCATTTTGCGCACGCGCCTGACGCACAGGTGCTGCTTTTGCCATTTTTCGCGGTGTTGCTCGCTTTTCGTCACGAAGTGTTTCATGCCTTTCCTCTGCCTGCACAGTGCACGTATTTCGCAAACATGGAAagttctctccccctccctccctgtctCACTTCGTGGCTCGCTTTCATTCTTCAAGGTACGGGCCACTACGACCGCACTatctcttttctgtttttcttctcAGATGGACGGTGCCCCGCCAAGTGCGGCTGTCGGCGTCATCTACGCCGACGAGAAGCCGTCGCGCCGCGCCGTTTCCATCAGCTCCGTAGACTCGGAGCCGATTGTGCGGGCGGCCTCTGCGCGGTCTGTCgcgtcctccgcctcgcgtgagggcggaggcagagcACCGCGAGGTTGGCTTGCCTCCGAAGGCGATGACGTACCATTAGACGACGCCGGGATGGCTGACGCAACCCTTGTACTTCCTATCAGGCAGATTTCAGAGGCCCCAGTGGCGGTGGTCAGCGCCATCTCGGCAGCAAGCCGCTCGTGCGTTGCGGAAGCCGTTCCCCAGACACTCCCAATGGACGTCGGAACGCGGCTGTGCCTGTCTGATGGCACGTTTGTCGGCTATGTCTCCTCAGTGCTCGGGCCGGTCAAGCAAGCCTTCTACGTAGTGAAGTCGACGCGCGATGACTTTCACGAGCTGATAGGTGATCACCGTCTCGCAGAGGCGGTCCCACTTCACTATGATCTCCACCATCCACAAATCATGTACGACCCCTTCGAGCAGTGCGATGCCGCCAAAGGCACTGACGCCAGCTACATCAACGACGAGGAACTTCCCGAGTACGTCCGTCCCGACTTTTCGGACGACGAGAAAGAGATGGAGTGGAAGCGGCAAAAGCGTCGCCGCGGTGACGACAACGAAAGCATCAGCTCCGACGAGATGCAGGTGGATATCGAGTGGACCAAATTGCAGCTCGATGAGGATGCCGTGCCGTGTGGAGATCCACATGTGGTGATTCCGCAGTGGATTCGAAGCGCGCCACGATGAAGCGGGCACGCCAATGCACGTGACGGCGGGGTACTTGATTTCGCGTAAACGACACAGACGCCTTTCGCAGATACGGCGCCTTGCAGGATAACAAGACTCACTACTCCCATGTCGAgccctttttttgttgttgttgcacTTTGaactgcggcgcagcagaacGCGGGACGTGGAATGCTCTCGCTGGATAGAAGGTGAGCTTGCCACGGCGTGGTGGTCAATACTCAGCCATtcctgctgcgcgcacacccacgaAGGCCCGGGACACGGCATCGCTTCTCGTCCAGTGACGACAGACGCACAAGTGCACAACCTcccactcctcctctctgaTTCTGGCTCTCGATTGATCTCCCTCGCCTTCAGAGACAAAAGTATTCAACGGCGATGTCCTCATAAGTGTCGCGCACCGGCGTTCCTTCTCACCTTGTCAGTGCTTCATGCTTTGTTTTCCCGGCATTCACATAGTGCTCAGGTGAGCCTTCGCGATGCGCCAGATTACCCGCTACCGTCGCACCACACTCGTCAGCACGGTAGAACAATAAATGTTTCGGAACAGCTCTGCACATCGTGTGGTTCTTCTTGAAAATAAAAGAGGTACAAGGTCGATGAAAAGAACGCGTGCGATATACCCACTTCCCCAAAGGCCGGAAgcgtgaaaaaaaaacacgaaacTGCAGGCACGGCGTGTGGAGAAACTTGCACTGCATCGGCACTGATTAGCCGatgcccgctgcgccgcgcgggCGGCATCGTGGAAAGATGATGACACAGGCCTCAGCACCCTGGTCCGCAAAAGAGGTTGTAAATCGGCTCGTGATGACCGCCTCCCACTACCTCACGCAGGTTCACACCATCGCCGGAGACGAGGTTGCCGCTGACACGGTTGTGACAAAGGGGGAGG is from Leishmania infantum JPCM5 genome chromosome 32 and encodes:
- a CDS encoding cyclic nucleotide-binding protein-like protein, which translates into the protein MERHKNSSVFLTGINVSDGRGQDLSEDEDEGVGVLVPFRVPPMPRPVVSHRYVSLNHPSGSRSSVSRTLLHWEKQMLLSRLQKNPCVDTEVFQERLSRMKIRNDRHYIRQVCDRVAEARQAEATARQAAFFSAEERRDFIFYKHHHLVEIKRREQTLTRARKWSIIVVCHVFLAALMQERRVQEALDTFSFLLAPMIRRFLALRARRREAEELTRRHLRDIPFPFPHVIQSMTGTFFEGWPPALLEKLVEKSKPCYLRRGRYLMHEGDVGRVMFMITLGTVSIVLRKKGREKRRTKENSSGVLQIKAPCYAGEFALVCKEPRSASIICETDIGYWAVSPEEYEEVAKYLSPAVASKQREATDVRRRQNLKRFFPLHVAFLRNFPYFAQFSDKSLTQLIDSVEPIVLHDGDYLFREGEIDSSTYFVQDGEAVLRDRDGADRKVLKGSCIGVFECSCGVNEAKRSSIVSVNYCDIWRLSRDVLIEIGMSEPAALLHCRDAAKKDRALEMHKDKVALQCFRKDPYMSFCCPRSTLAHLFEASTPTVFLNGERLALMGKTLNALSVVMSGVLDITMSRNEQHITMRVHVTASCVSDAAFRNASAPFRGLSRVIGAYEFASSLSQYACTVTSVGLTEAFVIERAQLDMKVPAALRGLMHDSARSRECVSRAYKQENAGLLYNDEALSFSRLYRELRTLEGETRK